Proteins from a single region of Abyssalbus ytuae:
- a CDS encoding bifunctional alpha,alpha-trehalose-phosphate synthase (UDP-forming)/trehalose-phosphatase: MNKTIIVSNRLPLQIKLNEDKLEIKPSVGGLATGMKSVHAEGDSLWIGWSGLTEEELNEPLRNQVKNAVKKENCASVSLTRKDVDNFYFGFSNKTLWPLFHYFLEYTSFEKENWESYKKVNQKFADVVIENIEDGDTVWVHDYQLLLLPGLIKKEKPNTSIGFFLHIPFPSFEIFRTFPWREEILTGMLGSDLLGFHTYDYERHFLSSVKRILRLDVHFNEISFHDRVIKVDSFPMGIDYKKFHEAAKKHISQPPKERSETQKRLDDHIQASPNTKLVLSIDRLDYTKGIPNRIKAFEYFLDKYPEYKEKVRLIMLSVPSRSNVPQYQLLKKETDELVGRINGKFATVSWTPIWYFYRSLAFETLIDLYTAASVAFITPVRDGMNLVAKEYVATRVNKDGVLILSEMAGAAKEMSEALLINPNNFEQIADTLKKALEMPQEEQERRISILQKRLERYSVERWAQEFMKSLNSTKKLTEVYVSKKMNSTIEKNILDSFKKADKKLMLLDYDGTLVDFKNNPHDASPDKELYELLDNLSAADNTDVVIISGRDKETFTKWFGDKNYNLVVEHGVWLKRDNKDWEALEIVKKEWMENIRPILQTFVDRTPGTFIETKNYSLAWHYRAADPELAQIRVVEIKTVLTSLIANDNLTVLEGNKVIEIKSGNVNKGRASTRLVTENDYDFIFAIGDDWTDEYMFEELPEKAHTIKVGYKKTYAKYYIQGTEDVRKLLNKINLLNNNS; the protein is encoded by the coding sequence ATGAACAAAACAATAATTGTTTCAAACAGATTACCCTTACAGATAAAGCTAAATGAAGATAAATTAGAAATAAAACCCAGTGTGGGAGGACTTGCCACCGGAATGAAATCGGTTCATGCTGAAGGAGATAGCCTATGGATAGGATGGTCCGGGCTCACAGAAGAAGAACTGAATGAACCATTAAGGAACCAGGTTAAAAATGCTGTTAAAAAAGAAAATTGTGCCTCAGTTTCATTAACGAGGAAAGATGTAGATAATTTTTACTTTGGCTTTAGTAATAAAACATTGTGGCCGTTATTCCATTATTTTTTAGAATATACTTCCTTTGAAAAGGAAAATTGGGAATCCTATAAAAAAGTAAACCAAAAATTTGCCGACGTTGTAATTGAAAATATTGAAGACGGGGACACGGTTTGGGTTCATGATTATCAATTACTTCTGTTGCCGGGTTTAATTAAAAAAGAAAAACCCAATACCTCCATAGGTTTCTTTTTACATATTCCATTTCCATCATTTGAAATCTTCCGGACCTTTCCATGGCGTGAAGAAATTTTAACTGGAATGTTGGGATCAGACTTACTTGGTTTTCACACTTATGATTATGAAAGGCACTTTTTAAGTTCAGTAAAAAGAATCTTGAGGTTAGACGTTCATTTTAATGAAATTTCATTTCATGACAGAGTTATAAAGGTAGATTCTTTTCCTATGGGAATTGACTACAAAAAATTTCATGAGGCTGCTAAAAAACATATAAGCCAACCTCCAAAAGAACGTTCGGAAACACAAAAACGTTTAGACGACCACATCCAGGCTTCTCCCAATACAAAACTTGTATTATCTATTGACAGGCTTGATTACACCAAAGGCATTCCCAATAGAATAAAAGCTTTTGAATACTTTTTAGATAAATACCCGGAGTATAAAGAAAAAGTAAGATTAATTATGCTATCAGTTCCTTCACGTTCCAACGTTCCTCAATACCAGCTTTTAAAAAAAGAAACCGATGAACTCGTAGGAAGAATTAACGGAAAATTTGCGACTGTTAGCTGGACTCCAATCTGGTATTTTTACCGGTCGTTGGCTTTTGAAACTTTAATTGACCTGTATACAGCCGCTTCGGTAGCATTTATAACTCCGGTAAGGGATGGTATGAACCTGGTTGCCAAAGAATATGTAGCTACTCGGGTTAATAAAGACGGGGTGCTTATTTTAAGTGAAATGGCTGGTGCCGCTAAAGAAATGAGTGAAGCACTTTTAATTAATCCTAATAATTTTGAACAAATTGCCGATACTTTAAAAAAAGCATTGGAAATGCCTCAGGAAGAACAGGAACGAAGAATTTCTATCCTGCAAAAAAGATTAGAAAGGTACAGCGTGGAAAGGTGGGCACAAGAGTTTATGAAATCACTCAATTCAACAAAAAAACTTACCGAAGTATATGTTTCAAAAAAAATGAATTCAACTATTGAAAAAAACATACTGGATTCATTTAAAAAAGCAGATAAAAAACTAATGCTCCTTGACTATGATGGTACTCTCGTTGATTTTAAAAATAATCCCCATGATGCCTCTCCGGATAAAGAACTTTATGAATTACTCGACAACCTCAGTGCGGCCGATAATACAGATGTAGTAATAATTAGCGGGAGGGATAAAGAAACTTTTACCAAATGGTTTGGTGACAAAAATTATAACCTGGTGGTAGAACATGGTGTTTGGTTAAAAAGAGACAACAAAGACTGGGAAGCCCTGGAAATAGTTAAAAAAGAATGGATGGAAAACATACGCCCTATCCTGCAAACTTTTGTAGACAGGACTCCGGGTACTTTTATTGAAACTAAAAATTACTCCCTTGCCTGGCATTATCGGGCAGCCGATCCTGAACTTGCCCAAATAAGGGTAGTAGAAATAAAAACAGTTTTAACAAGCTTAATAGCTAATGATAACCTTACCGTTTTAGAAGGAAACAAAGTTATAGAAATAAAAAGCGGAAATGTAAATAAAGGACGAGCCTCTACCCGGCTGGTAACAGAAAATGATTATGACTTTATTTTTGCCATAGGCGATGATTGGACTGATGAATACATGTTTGAAGAATTACCTGAAAAAGCCCATACAATAAAAGTCGGATATAAAAAAACGTATGCAAAATACTATATACAAGGTACGGAAGATGTACGAAAATTATTGAATAAAATAAATTTACTTAATAATAACTCATAG
- a CDS encoding M28 family peptidase: protein MKKILFAFLIVFTSIKAFSQAQDQKIYEIIESISETRIEKDIKILANFGTRHTLSDTVSNKRGIGAARRWIKSEFEKISANCNSCLEVFYQKNFFEKGTNQRIVHDVWVNNVVAIQRGSKYPNRFIIMSGDIDSRVSDPTDFTSDSPGANDNASGMAGTIEAARILSKYKFDSSIIYVGLSGEEQGLFGGKGLAKYARDKGWEIIGVLNNDMIGNIKGVDGIIDNRTFRIFSEPVPPTETDKERLSRRFYGGEVDGISRQLARYIHKTVKTYMPEMNPMMVYRLDRFGRGGHHRPFNDLGFAGIRIMEAHENYTQQHQDIREENGIKYGDVVEHVNFNYAKKLTAVNAINLASIAWAPSAPTNVAIGGIVEPSAKLKWDKVNDSNIAGYKIYWRLTTSPTWDNSRFVGNISEFTLEGIVLDNYYFGVATVGKNGFESIVVFPSEIIKK, encoded by the coding sequence ATGAAAAAAATACTATTCGCTTTTTTAATAGTTTTCACTTCAATAAAGGCTTTTTCCCAGGCACAAGACCAAAAAATTTATGAAATAATCGAGTCTATATCAGAAACCAGGATTGAAAAAGATATTAAAATATTAGCAAATTTTGGAACAAGACATACTTTAAGTGATACTGTTTCCAATAAAAGAGGCATTGGAGCAGCCCGAAGGTGGATTAAATCGGAGTTTGAAAAAATATCTGCCAATTGCAACAGTTGTTTAGAAGTATTTTATCAGAAAAACTTTTTTGAAAAAGGTACAAATCAAAGAATTGTGCACGATGTATGGGTAAATAATGTGGTTGCCATTCAACGGGGTTCAAAATATCCTAACCGTTTTATTATCATGAGTGGCGATATTGATTCCAGAGTATCCGACCCAACGGATTTTACTTCTGATTCACCCGGGGCAAACGATAATGCAAGTGGTATGGCAGGAACAATAGAAGCGGCGAGAATTCTTTCAAAATACAAATTTGACAGTAGCATTATTTATGTTGGATTATCCGGTGAAGAACAAGGCTTATTCGGCGGAAAAGGTTTAGCAAAATATGCCAGGGATAAAGGATGGGAAATTATCGGGGTTCTCAACAACGACATGATTGGCAATATTAAAGGGGTAGATGGTATTATTGATAACAGGACTTTCAGAATTTTCTCCGAACCCGTTCCACCTACCGAAACAGATAAAGAAAGGTTGTCCAGACGTTTTTATGGTGGCGAAGTTGACGGTATTTCCCGTCAATTGGCCAGGTATATTCATAAAACCGTAAAAACTTATATGCCGGAAATGAATCCTATGATGGTATACAGGTTAGACAGGTTTGGACGGGGTGGACATCATCGTCCTTTTAACGATTTGGGCTTTGCCGGAATACGGATAATGGAGGCACATGAAAATTATACACAGCAACATCAGGATATAAGGGAAGAAAACGGTATAAAATACGGAGATGTAGTAGAGCATGTTAATTTTAATTATGCAAAAAAATTAACTGCTGTAAATGCCATAAACCTTGCATCAATAGCCTGGGCGCCTTCAGCTCCAACCAACGTTGCGATTGGGGGTATTGTAGAACCTTCGGCTAAATTAAAGTGGGATAAAGTAAATGACAGTAATATAGCAGGTTATAAAATTTACTGGCGGTTAACTACCTCCCCTACCTGGGATAACAGTCGTTTTGTAGGTAATATTAGTGAATTTACTTTAGAGGGCATCGTACTGGATAATTATTATTTTGGAGTCGCAACCGTAGGAAAGAACGGCTTTGAAAGTATTGTTGTTTTTCCATCAGAAATTATAAAAAAATAA
- a CDS encoding YdeI/OmpD-associated family protein → MVDEENHYYFKTKEEWRKWLEKNHNSSNGIYLIFYKVESSYESMRWEEAVREALCFGWIDSTVKKLDNERRRQYFSPRNNKSTWSKLNKTYIKELIENGLMHEAGLAKIEMAKQNGSWTAYDDVENFIIPDDLKKAFNKNKKAFENYLNFSKTYKKSYLYWLHQAKRSETREKRIKEIIELCANNKKTKQ, encoded by the coding sequence ATGGTAGATGAAGAAAATCATTATTATTTTAAAACAAAAGAAGAATGGCGTAAGTGGTTAGAAAAAAATCATAACTCTTCCAATGGTATTTATTTAATATTTTACAAAGTTGAAAGCAGCTATGAAAGTATGCGTTGGGAAGAAGCTGTCAGAGAAGCACTTTGTTTTGGTTGGATTGACTCTACCGTAAAAAAATTAGATAACGAACGTAGACGCCAGTATTTTTCTCCGCGTAATAATAAGAGTACCTGGAGCAAGCTCAATAAAACTTACATAAAAGAACTTATCGAAAATGGACTTATGCATGAAGCTGGTTTAGCCAAAATAGAGATGGCTAAACAAAATGGGAGTTGGACAGCCTACGATGATGTTGAAAATTTCATTATACCGGATGATTTAAAAAAAGCCTTTAATAAGAATAAAAAAGCCTTTGAAAACTATTTAAACTTTAGTAAGACCTACAAAAAAAGTTATTTATACTGGTTACATCAAGCTAAAAGATCAGAAACCCGTGAAAAGAGAATAAAAGAAATCATAGAGTTGTGTGCCAACAATAAAAAAACAAAACAATAA
- a CDS encoding DUF2490 domain-containing protein, with protein sequence MKKPIVLLLTLFSSFIFSQTKPDSHIGSLNAYFGNHKFADSWSILTYAELVHYDFFAKDYNRTIVDLGINYHLNDKFTLSLAGRYMDFGSFEDNAPSLLYEKRFYEQLLYKFNIGKLKVLNRFRLIQHWSKRVNTDINHFNRFRYRLHLLYPLYNKWFLTFQNEIFLNLKDEMFNRDRILGGIGYKFNKKISLQAGYTVDLYEKKKLQNIQLMLILHTDLRKKEKEQ encoded by the coding sequence ATGAAAAAACCTATTGTCCTCCTCCTGACTTTATTTTCTTCATTTATTTTTTCCCAAACAAAACCAGACAGTCATATAGGATCATTAAACGCATATTTTGGTAATCACAAATTTGCAGATTCATGGAGTATTTTAACCTATGCCGAATTAGTTCACTATGATTTTTTTGCTAAAGATTATAACAGAACTATTGTGGATCTGGGTATAAACTATCATTTAAATGATAAATTTACTCTTTCTTTGGCCGGAAGATATATGGATTTTGGATCGTTTGAAGATAATGCCCCTTCCCTACTGTATGAAAAAAGGTTTTATGAACAACTTTTGTATAAGTTCAATATAGGAAAATTAAAAGTTTTAAACAGATTTAGATTAATCCAGCATTGGTCTAAAAGAGTAAACACCGATATAAATCATTTTAACAGGTTTCGATATAGATTACACCTTCTTTATCCTCTATATAACAAATGGTTTCTAACATTTCAAAATGAAATATTTCTTAATTTAAAAGATGAAATGTTTAACAGGGATAGGATATTAGGAGGAATCGGCTATAAATTCAATAAAAAAATATCTCTCCAGGCCGGATATACAGTGGATCTATATGAGAAAAAAAAATTACAGAATATACAACTCATGCTCATTCTACATACTGACTTAAGAAAAAAAGAAAAAGAACAATGA
- a CDS encoding superoxide dismutase family protein has translation MKKISLLILGILISTTSCKKVKKETEETTEEVKEVVEEVKSDESKKIKVTLEPKSNSNVKGSVVFTETNGTVKMVAVFEGLSEGEHAIHLHEKADCSADDATSSGGHWNPTFKDHGKWGVESGYHKGDIGNFTADANGNGTLTFSTDEWCIGCGDETKDILGKAVIVHQGADDFTSQPSGAAGARVSCGGVIQ, from the coding sequence ATGAAGAAAATATCATTATTAATACTGGGAATACTTATCTCAACCACATCCTGTAAAAAAGTAAAAAAAGAAACTGAAGAGACCACAGAGGAAGTAAAGGAAGTTGTTGAAGAAGTAAAATCTGATGAGTCAAAAAAAATTAAAGTTACTCTGGAGCCTAAAAGCAATAGTAATGTGAAAGGAAGTGTTGTATTTACAGAAACCAACGGAACGGTAAAAATGGTGGCCGTTTTTGAAGGTTTAAGTGAAGGAGAACACGCTATACACCTACATGAAAAAGCTGATTGCTCTGCAGACGATGCAACTTCATCAGGGGGGCACTGGAATCCTACTTTTAAAGATCATGGTAAATGGGGTGTAGAAAGCGGCTACCACAAAGGCGATATAGGAAATTTTACGGCAGATGCTAATGGCAACGGAACCCTAACCTTTTCTACTGACGAATGGTGTATAGGCTGTGGTGATGAAACGAAAGATATTTTAGGAAAAGCTGTAATAGTACATCAGGGTGCCGATGATTTTACCTCACAACCAAGTGGTGCAGCAGGTGCACGTGTAAGTTGCGGCGGCGTGATTCAATAA
- a CDS encoding LETM1-related biofilm-associated protein: protein MNPSAQGWIDKLGSLITQKDVTFKSFDSLYYRLRDIGFIYGMNLETVIYFEEDNAWSEDELAKINLITALYHIYHIENKSDNFKNFVIKLAEFYSKLNNETILSIEKNTSVKLEKLIHERVFIDDNIISKTFNKILTNSLLNVDILVFKKYLSGKVNDPVLHAKRLENIIINLTYHTLNSKEEKTKYDLQLVKLFESSLSYNSKDKRVFDGTYRDELKIGFDSNEYKYFMDLACLAAWDDRSLEYKESVFIYGIGKDLDLDEDNITESLNYVETFFEVHKDDVQILRDSNPVKQLYDNSAKLVNKLIKRNSKRLLKEISESKELLYLLSKSTIKELTAEEKKKIREQLLDIFKAIPSLAIFALPGGAILLPLFVKLIPKLLPSAFDDNRVEEE, encoded by the coding sequence ATGAATCCGTCAGCACAAGGTTGGATAGATAAATTAGGGTCTTTAATTACACAAAAAGACGTTACTTTTAAAAGCTTTGATTCCCTGTACTACAGGTTAAGGGACATAGGATTTATATATGGCATGAATCTGGAAACAGTTATCTATTTTGAGGAGGACAATGCCTGGTCCGAAGATGAACTCGCCAAAATAAACCTTATTACAGCTCTTTATCATATATACCATATAGAAAACAAATCTGATAATTTTAAAAACTTTGTAATTAAACTGGCTGAATTTTATAGTAAGTTAAATAACGAAACCATTCTATCAATAGAGAAAAATACTTCGGTTAAACTTGAAAAGCTAATTCACGAAAGAGTCTTTATTGATGACAACATAATTTCCAAAACATTTAATAAAATACTTACCAATTCACTATTAAATGTTGATATTTTAGTATTCAAAAAATATTTATCAGGTAAAGTAAACGATCCTGTATTGCATGCTAAACGTCTGGAAAATATAATAATAAATCTGACTTATCATACCTTAAACTCCAAAGAAGAAAAAACAAAGTACGACCTGCAACTGGTCAAACTATTTGAGTCTTCCTTATCCTATAATTCTAAAGACAAAAGAGTATTTGACGGAACTTACAGAGATGAATTAAAAATTGGTTTTGACAGTAATGAGTACAAATATTTTATGGACCTGGCTTGTCTGGCTGCATGGGACGATCGTTCCCTGGAGTATAAAGAATCTGTATTTATTTACGGCATTGGAAAAGATCTTGACCTGGATGAAGACAATATCACAGAATCATTAAACTATGTAGAAACATTTTTTGAAGTACATAAAGATGATGTCCAAATACTACGGGATTCTAATCCGGTTAAACAATTATATGACAATTCCGCCAAACTTGTAAATAAGCTTATAAAAAGAAACAGTAAACGGTTATTAAAAGAAATATCCGAAAGTAAAGAGCTGTTATATCTTTTATCTAAATCAACTATTAAAGAATTAACTGCCGAAGAAAAGAAAAAAATACGGGAACAATTACTGGATATTTTTAAAGCAATTCCTTCTCTTGCAATTTTCGCTTTACCCGGCGGGGCAATTTTATTACCACTTTTCGTTAAACTAATTCCCAAACTCCTACCCTCAGCTTTTGACGATAACCGGGTTGAAGAAGAATAA
- a CDS encoding SRPBCC family protein: MAFYQLHTTQKLPVTIEEAWKFLSDPKNLKVITPPHMGFKILSGAEKSMYAGQIIQYIVQPFLGLKTKWVTEITHVKNNHYFVDEQRFGPYKLWHHKHFLKPIKGGVEMEDIIDYKLPYGIFGKIMHTLFIKNKLKKIFEFREKKLIEIFGKYV, from the coding sequence ATGGCATTTTATCAACTTCATACAACGCAAAAACTTCCCGTAACTATTGAAGAAGCCTGGAAGTTTTTATCAGATCCAAAAAATCTTAAGGTCATCACTCCCCCTCATATGGGATTCAAAATATTATCAGGCGCTGAAAAATCCATGTATGCCGGACAAATCATTCAATATATAGTACAGCCATTTCTGGGTTTAAAAACCAAATGGGTGACAGAAATAACTCATGTAAAAAACAATCACTATTTTGTTGATGAACAGCGCTTCGGCCCATATAAATTATGGCATCATAAACATTTTTTAAAGCCCATAAAAGGAGGCGTAGAAATGGAAGATATAATAGATTACAAACTTCCTTACGGGATTTTTGGAAAAATAATGCATACCCTTTTCATAAAAAACAAACTCAAAAAAATATTTGAATTCCGCGAGAAAAAGCTGATTGAAATTTTTGGGAAATATGTATAA
- a CDS encoding cryptochrome/photolyase family protein: MNNISINIFWFRRDLRFDDNVGLFHALKSNFPVLPLFIFDKNILEKLPKKDARVNFIERTLKQMRSNLQNQYGSSIAIFYGIPVEIFKKLITEYKIEEVYTNHDYEPYAQKRDKKVKKLLHQNNIAFKTYKDQLIYEKNEVIKNDGTPYVVYTPYMKKWKETFKKNKLDTYSTRSLLPNLIKNQRLPSFNLSDIGFKNSSITVPDYHITPTLIKEYESTRNFPAWDKTSHLGPHLRFGTISIRKVVKKAIAEEDQSFLNEIIWREFFMQILWHYPETIYKSFKEKYDRIEWRNNENEFEKWCHGKTGYPIVDAGMRQLNSTGYMHNRVRMIVGSFLCKHLLIDWRWGEAYFAEKLLDYEMSSNVGNWQWVAGCGVDAAPYFRIFNPAEQLKKFDKNLKYVTKWVKDYNELSYPEKMVDHKMARERCLQTYKKALG; this comes from the coding sequence ATGAATAACATATCTATAAATATATTCTGGTTTCGGCGCGATTTAAGATTTGATGATAACGTTGGCCTTTTTCATGCTCTTAAAAGTAATTTTCCGGTTCTTCCACTTTTCATTTTTGACAAGAATATATTGGAAAAATTACCAAAAAAAGATGCAAGGGTAAATTTTATTGAGAGAACATTAAAGCAAATGCGTTCAAACCTACAAAACCAATATGGGAGCTCGATAGCAATTTTTTACGGTATCCCTGTAGAAATTTTTAAAAAACTGATAACAGAGTATAAAATTGAAGAAGTTTATACAAACCACGATTATGAACCTTATGCCCAAAAGAGAGATAAAAAAGTAAAGAAATTACTCCACCAAAATAACATAGCCTTTAAAACCTATAAAGATCAGCTTATATATGAAAAAAATGAAGTTATAAAAAATGATGGCACCCCCTATGTAGTATACACTCCATATATGAAAAAATGGAAAGAAACGTTTAAAAAAAACAAATTAGACACCTATTCTACCCGATCACTCTTACCCAACCTAATAAAAAATCAAAGACTACCCTCATTTAACTTATCTGACATAGGTTTTAAAAACTCTTCAATAACAGTGCCCGATTATCATATTACACCAACACTAATTAAAGAGTATGAATCCACAAGAAACTTTCCAGCTTGGGATAAAACTTCCCATTTAGGTCCACATTTACGTTTTGGTACCATAAGCATTAGGAAAGTAGTTAAAAAGGCAATAGCAGAAGAAGATCAATCATTTTTGAATGAAATTATATGGAGAGAATTTTTTATGCAAATATTATGGCATTATCCTGAAACCATTTATAAAAGTTTTAAAGAAAAGTATGATAGAATTGAGTGGAGAAATAATGAAAATGAATTTGAAAAATGGTGTCATGGAAAAACCGGATATCCGATAGTGGATGCTGGAATGAGACAACTAAACAGTACCGGATATATGCATAACAGGGTTAGAATGATTGTTGGTAGTTTTCTTTGCAAGCACTTATTAATAGATTGGCGATGGGGCGAAGCCTATTTTGCCGAAAAGCTTTTGGATTACGAGATGTCAAGCAATGTGGGTAACTGGCAATGGGTAGCCGGTTGTGGTGTAGATGCTGCTCCTTATTTCAGGATATTTAATCCTGCCGAACAATTAAAAAAGTTTGATAAAAACCTGAAATATGTAACTAAATGGGTCAAAGATTATAATGAATTAAGTTATCCTGAAAAAATGGTTGACCACAAAATGGCAAGAGAACGATGTCTGCAAACATACAAAAAGGCTTTAGGTTAA
- the murA gene encoding UDP-N-acetylglucosamine 1-carboxyvinyltransferase codes for MGTFKIEGGNKLKGEITPQGAKNEALQILCAVLLTEEKVTINNIPDIVDVNKLIDLLENLGVKIQKNGKGSYTFQADDLRMDYLQSERFKDDGRRLRGSIMVVGPLLARFGKGYIPKPGGDKIGRRRLDTHFEGFIKLGAKFRYNREEHFYGVEAPKLKGAYMLLDEASVTGTANIVMAAVLAEGKTTIYNAACEPYLQQLCKMLNRMGAKISGVGSNLLEIEGVEKLGGTTHTMLPDMIEIGSWIGLAAMTRSELTIKNVSWNDLGQIPEVFKKLGIIIEKKGDDIHIPAHKEGYEIQNYIDGSILTISDAPWPGFTPDLLSVILTVATQARGSVLVHQKMFESRLFFVDKLIDMGAKIILCDPHRATVIGHDFKSSLKATTMTSPDIRAGVSLLIAALSAKGTSTIHNIEQIDRGYENIDERLRAIGAKIVRVD; via the coding sequence ATGGGGACTTTTAAAATTGAAGGAGGTAATAAATTAAAGGGAGAAATTACACCCCAGGGTGCAAAAAATGAGGCCCTTCAAATATTATGTGCAGTATTATTAACTGAAGAAAAAGTTACAATTAATAACATTCCGGATATAGTTGATGTAAATAAGCTAATAGACCTTTTGGAAAATCTGGGGGTTAAAATTCAGAAAAACGGAAAAGGATCATATACTTTCCAGGCTGATGATTTACGTATGGATTATTTACAGTCTGAACGCTTTAAAGATGACGGAAGAAGATTGAGAGGTTCTATTATGGTAGTGGGACCCCTGCTGGCAAGGTTTGGAAAAGGATACATACCCAAACCTGGTGGTGATAAAATAGGAAGAAGGCGTTTAGATACCCATTTTGAAGGTTTTATAAAATTGGGAGCTAAATTCCGCTACAACCGGGAAGAGCATTTTTATGGGGTAGAAGCGCCAAAATTAAAAGGAGCATATATGCTACTGGATGAGGCTTCGGTAACCGGTACAGCCAATATTGTAATGGCTGCTGTATTGGCAGAAGGAAAAACTACTATTTATAATGCGGCATGCGAACCTTATTTGCAGCAGCTTTGTAAAATGTTAAACCGGATGGGAGCAAAAATCAGTGGTGTAGGGTCAAACCTCCTGGAAATTGAAGGAGTAGAAAAATTAGGGGGAACTACACATACAATGCTTCCTGATATGATTGAAATAGGAAGCTGGATAGGACTTGCAGCAATGACAAGAAGTGAGCTTACGATTAAAAATGTAAGCTGGAATGACCTTGGACAGATTCCGGAGGTGTTTAAAAAATTGGGAATAATTATAGAGAAAAAAGGGGATGATATTCACATTCCGGCTCATAAAGAAGGTTATGAAATCCAGAATTATATTGACGGATCTATATTGACCATTTCCGATGCACCCTGGCCGGGTTTTACACCTGACTTATTAAGTGTTATACTCACGGTAGCCACTCAGGCAAGAGGTAGTGTATTAGTACATCAGAAAATGTTTGAAAGCAGGTTGTTTTTTGTTGACAAGCTAATAGATATGGGAGCTAAAATTATATTGTGCGACCCACACCGAGCTACTGTAATAGGCCATGATTTTAAATCGTCATTAAAAGCAACTACTATGACTTCTCCTGATATCAGGGCGGGTGTTTCCCTTTTAATCGCAGCTTTATCGGCAAAAGGAACTTCTACTATTCATAACATTGAACAAATAGACCGGGGATATGAAAATATTGATGAGAGGTTAAGAGCCATAGGGGCTAAAATAGTAAGGGTTGACTAG